Proteins found in one Candidatus Bathyarchaeota archaeon genomic segment:
- a CDS encoding zinc-ribbon domain-containing protein, with protein sequence MLHPGLAKEWHPTRNGNLTPEQVTPRNNRKVWWRCSRGHEWDAKIQSRTRGTGCPTDTGNAGNAENKKNLARDCY encoded by the coding sequence GTGCTGCATCCTGGACTAGCCAAGGAATGGCACCCAACCAGAAACGGGAATTTGACACCAGAGCAGGTTACTCCAAGAAACAACAGGAAGGTCTGGTGGAGGTGCAGTCGAGGGCATGAATGGGATGCAAAGATACAAAGCAGGACACGTGGAACTGGTTGTCCCACTGATACAGGGAACGCAGGCAACGCAGAAAATAAAAAAAATCTTGCGCGCGATTGTTACTAG
- a CDS encoding amidohydrolase family protein, with amino-acid sequence MTYKWRYTGPIFDAHTHIGTIDNITTMIALEDEFGVSTQIGIVHNEEGFQAAKKLYPRRFIYAKYLSLNNIARYNVEPVLNEISDMREQGYSVAKVWFGPRWRDYREGVPRDFRIDHPKLSPIFHALEEDGIPFIIHMGDPDTYYASKYQDVERYGTKEEHLRQMEEVVSRHPGLIFQIPHFGAQPEIHRLPELARWMDEYPNFVVDTASSRWMARELSKDTEKAREFMIRYPERVLFGTDLTSERSARNYYSGRYVAQRVLWETSERDTPLPFSDADTKDIGGTFINGLDLPHQVLKKLYWENANRIYRT; translated from the coding sequence TTGACGTACAAATGGAGATACACCGGCCCTATCTTCGACGCCCACACCCATATCGGGACCATCGACAACATTACCACAATGATTGCACTCGAAGACGAATTCGGGGTCTCAACCCAGATCGGGATCGTCCACAACGAGGAAGGATTCCAAGCTGCCAAGAAGTTGTATCCCCGTAGGTTCATCTATGCAAAGTACCTCTCCCTTAACAATATAGCCCGATACAACGTGGAGCCTGTCCTTAACGAGATATCAGATATGCGAGAGCAGGGTTACTCCGTCGCCAAGGTATGGTTCGGCCCACGATGGCGCGACTATCGCGAGGGTGTCCCAAGGGATTTCAGGATCGACCACCCCAAACTATCCCCCATCTTCCATGCCCTTGAGGAAGACGGAATACCCTTCATCATCCACATGGGGGACCCTGACACCTATTACGCATCAAAATATCAGGATGTGGAGAGGTATGGTACCAAAGAGGAACATCTGAGACAGATGGAAGAGGTTGTCTCCCGGCACCCTGGCTTGATATTCCAGATCCCCCATTTCGGCGCGCAACCAGAGATACATCGCTTGCCTGAGTTGGCCCGGTGGATGGATGAGTACCCTAATTTCGTGGTGGACACAGCATCCTCGAGATGGATGGCAAGAGAGCTGAGCAAGGACACGGAGAAGGCCCGGGAGTTCATGATAAGATACCCGGAAAGGGTCCTCTTTGGGACCGACCTTACCTCCGAAAGGAGTGCCCGGAACTATTACTCTGGCAGATACGTAGCGCAGAGAGTCCTCTGGGAGACAAGCGAACGGGACACCCCGCTGCCTTTCTCCGATGCAGATACAAAAGACATCGGAGGAACTTTCATCAATGGCCTCGATTTACCCCACCAAGTCCTCAAAAAACTGTACTGGGAGAACGCAAATCGGATCTACAGGACATAA